The genome window ACTGCCAATCGTTGATGTCATTCCATCTAAAGGCAGGGCAGGTGATGCACAAGCTCGACTTAATTCACCTACATCTATATTTGAAAATGGTAGTTACACTGTTCTTACACAAGTTTGCCCTCATTGGTTGGCGATTTTGTGCTCTTAACAATTGAAATCTTGAACTGAGTTCCTAATGCTTTTCAGAGGTTTGCCACTTATTTGTTTTTGTTTGTCCAGGTCATCGCAGCTGTGGGATTCATGAACCAAAGGTTAGATCTCCCCAAAGATCTGGACCCACAATGGGTATCGATAATCGAGAGCTGTTGGCATAGGTTGTCTTGGCGACCACAAAATATTGTAGTCCAAATTCTTCCCTGTTTCTTATTTAGCTCTCATCACTTATGTCTTTTTCTCCTTACAGCGAACCAAAATGTCGACCAAATTTCCAAGAACTTATAGAAAGATTTAGAGATTTGCAGAGACAACATGCTGTCCAGTCTCACATGCAGCGTCCCACACCCAGTGAAACAGCACCAAGTACTGCAAAAGCAAGCTCTCAAGATGGGAATGAGCCGGAGTAGTTTACAAGGCGGCATTTTGTATGAAACAACCCCACAAGAGTATCAACCTTTGTGTCTCTAGGAGTGCTTCTCATTCTATCATCTGAGGGATTAGCAATTGGCCGCAGATCCTCTGAGAAAAATGTAGCTAGCTGCATTTTTTCTTAGCTCAGCTGCATGCTAtaatttcagattttttttttcacaccTACCTTCTGAGGCTGTGATGCATACAGCATCAGGTTGTCAACAAGATGGCAACAAGTTAAAGGCATTAAAGCTGTGGTACTGTGATGAGTTGTGCCCTGAACTACAAAGATTGTTCTCTTGGTTTGTGATTGAATGAATTGTACTGTAAAAAACAAGCTTGACTGTGTATCTGTCATGTACTTTTGATCAGAAGGAAGTAAATAAACAGAACCAAGATCAGTGATTGATTTGTATCTTGCATGATGTGCAATTGTAGATCCTGATTTGAGTTGAGCTCCAGCATTAATTTGAATGAACTTTTTTTTGACTTGCAGCAGCATTAAACATGCATCAAGTTTGCTTGAGTTACACAGACATCTTCCAGTATCAATAGAAACCAAAGCCTTAATGCATTCACAACTATGGATGTAATGGGATAGGGTTTATTAAGGAGATTACAATTTACAatccatttattattattattatttatacttttttattttaatttttttgtggaattttattttattttattatctttttaggGGGTTGTGTAATGAGATTGTCagtactaaagaggttaacatggTAAAGGAGTGAAACAATCCGACCCGATAATGTTTCCGATCATCGGATCCCCAGGGGATGGGTCATGAAGATCCGTTAGTTTGTGGACCGAACGAGTATTTAAACGATGAACGAAGCGCGCCGCCCACGAGTCGGTCGAGGTTTCCCTTTGTCGAAGCCATCACTTGCGATCGCCGTTCTCCGCCGAGCGAGGTACTCTCTCCCTCCTTCCTCTACTTTGTGACCTGCATGAAGCCCCTCGAAACCCTTCCTTCTCCCCGACCTCTTATCAAGATCGTGATCTTGGCCGCCCAAATCAAGCCTGGAAAGTCGGCTCGGTCACAGAATCGAATTCTAAATAGACTCGGGTAAGGCGAACCCTAGCGAGGAGACTCCCCCTTCTGCCCTAGATTACCTCTCTTCCCGCTCTCCCCTGCTTTTCCTTTTTCTCCTTCATCTAATTTCTCAGCTGCTTCTCCTTCTGCTTCTACCTCAtttgttttccttcttcttcATGGTGCGAAGTCTTCCTAGTAAAATTTCAATTGTTAGTAGATGGTTCTGACCATTGTAGGACCATCATGAGCTTGTAAATGTAATGGTCTGGCCTTGGTAGGTGCcacttcttttattcttttcccTTAATATCAAAGCTTCCTGAACTCAGTGTCTGATGACAACTCTGCCTTCTTTAAAGTGTCTCATTTATTCACATTGGAAAAACGAAGCAGTGATCAGATGTTCCATACACAAGAGCATGGTGCTGGCTGTTTCTTGTTCATGTAAATGGACAGAATAGATATGCAATTGATAAAGAGTTGAAATGGTTTTCTAGCTCGCTGTCATTTAATGGTAGAATAGAGAGGAAATTCCAACCAACAAGAAGTGCAGATAACAGCTCTTCAAAGGACAGTATTTTACCACCAAAAGATTGGATGTTCCCCTCCCTTTATCCATGAAAAATGATATTGCAGAACAAAATGTCATGCcatctataaatatatatttttgcatgAAAAACAGTTGTTTGACAAAATGGACAATGGACATTCAAGTTGGAAAAGAAATATTACAAGAGACACAGtggtgagagaaaaaaaaaactaagggCTGTCCATATTTATATCTATTGAGGTACAACTCTTTCTCACTTCACTTTTTAAAACATTACAATAGAAATATCATCACTAATACAGTCACTCCTTTAGGAAATAAATTTCATTGTTGAGTTGAGATACTTTAGTAACTGAAGAGAGACCAATCAAATTGTTGTCCTGAAcctgaaaaaggaaagaagaataaCACAGAACAGTAAGATTGTTACTCGTAACTCATCCAAATTAAACATTTTATTGGTCAAGAACATCGGATGCTTAACCTGTGTCCTTTGTTATTCCGGGGGATATTATTTGTATTTACGAGCAGTGCCCTGTTTATATTGTTGCTGTATTTGTTTTGTTTGAGGACTCCGTAATGCCAAAATGCTCCTGGACTATGTGAGCTATGACAAAATTTGATACATTGGTAGTGTGGGAATTGTTTGTGAATGCAGGTATAAAACACAGCGTATGGATTGCAAATGGTTGTCTCAAGCTGTTCCTTATATTTCACATGTTGATTCTAGAATGGTTAGGATATCAAGATACGCCACATCTTCCTTCTCAAAGTTGAATTACATGCATGATAGTGACAAATTATGTATGGAGAGGTTGGATCACAAGGACTGGCTAGCACCAAATGAAATGCTGAAAATATTTAGAAATGTGAGAAATCCTGAACTTATTATTAATGCATTCAAAAAAGCTGCTAGACGTATTGATTATAGACCTAGTGAAGCACTTTATAGTTTGTTGATTGATAGACTTGCTTACTCTCGGAAATTTGCTTATGTTGAGGATCTCCTAGACAAGGCTAAATGCGAGAAGTGCAGACTTTCTGATGACTTCTTTTATAGATTGATCAAAATGTATGGTAATGTGGCAAATCATCCTGATAAGGCAATTGAAACGCTCCTCAAGATGCCAGATTTTAATTGTTGGCCCACTGTCAAGACCTTCAATTATGTTCTTAACATGCTTGTAAATACTCGGCAGTTTGAGGTTATTCATGAGGTTTATTTAAGTGCTCCAAGATTGGGTATAACTCTTGACACATGTTGCTTTAACATTCTGATCAAGGGTTTGTGTGACTGTGATAAGTTGGATGCTGCTTTTTCCTTGCTGCATGAAATTCCAAAGCAGGGATGCAGACCTAATGCAACTACTTATTCAACAATTATGCATTATCTCTGTAAGCATGACGAGGTAAGCGAAGCTCTGGAACTTTGTGAGAGAATGCAGAAAAATGGTTGTCATCCAGACACAATAGCATTCAACATATTAATTTCTGGTCTGTGCAAACAAGGAAGAGTGTCTGAGGGTATGGAATTCTTAAAGACTATGAAGTTAAAGGGATGTTATCCAAATTCAGGAACATACCAGGCACTACTTTATGGTTTGCTTAGTGCAAAGAAATTTGTGGAGGCTAAGGATTTCATGGGTATAATGATATCTGAAGGTGTTAAGCCTAGTTATTCATCATACAAGCTGCTCATTTGTGGTCTTTGTAGGGAGAATCTTTTGACTGATGCTGAGCTGGTCCTGGAGCAGATGGTGCACCAAGGATTTGTCCCACGAATGGGCACCTGGAAGATGATCCTTGCATGcatgctctagaaaatattaattattttttcactttatctaATTACCAGTTATGCCGTGAAATCAAATGTATGGCTGTTTATGTTCTCAGTTCACAGCTATACAATTTATGTGGTTTCTCTTCCTTAGTTTTGCTTGTGCACTTCATCTCAGAAGATTTAGACACTTAAATGGCTTAAGCAAATGAAGTTGCTTGATGGCATTCTATCACGGAGTTGACCAGTCAGCTAATCACATTACATCTCCGGATAAAGGACTATCAACTGGTAAGTGAACCCATTCATCCTAACAAAGCACTCATTATTTGACCTTTCTGTTAACTCGTTGACCTGATGCATGACCTGACCGGTCAAAATTCTTGGACTATGAATGATCAGTGATTTTTCTCTCTCTTATTtgtataatttttgcatttttgaaATATTGGGATTCTGGAAATTCCAAAATATTCAAGTTTGCATAAGCACTTTGCTTTGTTGGAATTGTATTACATTGATGTTATGCCATATTGCTTTTAAGTGGCCAATGAAAATGCTGCAGTTTTCAAGCTGTAGGCTACAGTTACTCTAGTTACATGTTTTCTTTAGTCACTGAATGtgaatttttaattatatttactgACCTTTTCCTGCTTTCTACAGATGACATCTGTTTCGGAGGTATATAAAGCTGAAGAGATTTCTGGTAAATATAAAGCTGAAGAAATTATAGATGACATCTGTTTTGGAGGTATATAGGTCTGACGAGAGTTCTTTCTTCAAGGTGTAGCCAACTGCCAACAAGTCTCATACTGGTGGAACAGTGAAAAATAAAACCACCATGGATGGGTCCTTATTTTAAACCAGTGGATGGATCAGTAGAGAGCACCAAAGGCATGGATAGATCATTAGAAGGGACTATGGCTGCTGGCGTATCTGGAGAAGTTACAATGAAAGGATGGATTAATGTGAAAAGCCACTGTGTTACACTGGAGCAGTAGTAAATAACAATGACCTTGATGGAGCAGTGAATATGCAGTCAGAAATATTGATGACAAAGATGCATCAGGAAGAAATACAACTGATATGGATGGATCTCCAGAACTACTGGCAATATGGATGGATTAGTGAAAGTTGCTTCTGAGGCAACTGAAAATTCTCAGTTAGAACCTAAGGTTGTTTTCATTAAGAAGAAGGATCATACAATTTTGAATGTGCTATGTGCAAGGGGCATCTTTACTGCAAGCCCATTATGCATATTGTGGTCTCATAGAAAGAAATTGCTTGTTGAATGTGCTTTCTTTACTGAAGCAGATTACTATTatgaaaagaacaaaaattaCTAGATGCATCATAATCAGTCAGAGGTTTATGATATGGAAGATGAGGGATTCCTTGGGAAGATCCAAAATGGCAAATAAGTAATCTGAGGCTAAGGGATCTTGAGGAGGACGTCACAAAGCTCTTCttagattttcttttaaaataagTCTGAAGATCCACCATTTGTTTATGCATTACAAATTCATGCAAAAGAATGTTTGACTTTGACCAACTTCTTCCGGGCTGATACACAGTCATGAAATAATCATTGCTACTTTGGTGATGAAGTCTTGTTTGTTTAAACCCATCCAACGAGCAGGTTTCACATACCCTTTGCACCATTTATTTGTACAAATTATCATAAGTAAATTGTTATATTTGGTGTTGCATTACTTTTGGATGTATTCGTATAATCATTCATTTGGATGTTTAGAATTTTTATGGGTGCTATGTCTAATAGACAgccaaaaaaaatctttatagaTTGTTGTGCTGAAATGTCAAAAGTAATTATTATGACCTTTCCTGATACATGACATCACCTTTGTgtatggcatattcttgaaaatgTTCCAAAAGATTTTCATGGTGTGTCCAACCATGAATTCCAACTTCCAAAAAGATTTTGAGGATTGCATATTTGGACGTGGCCCTGCTATGCAGTCAGAGAAAAATGGGCTCTTGATTATCTTAGAATTTATTTTTTTCCTGCCGTGGCAACATAATGATGGGCTGAAACCATGGACAATTTCTTTAAGATTTATTGTCTCTTCCCAAATTTATTGCACAATTTTTCAAGGCATTAGTTCAACTATGTGAACAGAAACTTCCTGAAGAAGCATGAATCTAGGGAAATTAAACCTATTTTATTGCATATGTCACAAGGCAGTAACTGTTGCAGTAAGCAGTACATTGTCCAAAGAAGTCTTGAACTTCTTGATCATGGCCTTGACAGCTTCATCATGGAAATGGAAAATTATGTTTCATTGTGCTCTTCGGACCGTACAAACACAAGATGTGAATGTCATTGATCATGTGCGGCAGAAGACATTAAAAACAAGCTGTATTTGTTCCAATGGTTTTGAGTTTGCTGCTAGATGACTTTAGATTGTCATTTGCCTTTTTTACAGTGTCTATTGGAGTATTATATACATGGTCTCACATGAAGTGCAACTAGGTTTCTAACTCTATTCACGCAATGATTTGTCTTTATCCTTGTGATTCTTTTGTTTTCTTGGATACTAAAACTGCtgttaattaaattagatatttatatCAGCATTAGTTTCTAGAGAACCTAGACTGTTCTGTGATATCTGAGATGTAACTGTTGCACCATGGGGCTGTTACCTGTAAGTATTACATCAGATGTTGTTGGTAAATATTCTTGGCATTTGACATGGCTAATACCTTTACAAGTTTATTATTTTCTGAGTTCTGACTTTTTGTTTACTGCTTTTCTTTCTCAGCAAAACTAAAATTTAATTTCTTTTGTGTTCAAGGTCAATGTACTTTCTAACATGTGCTACCAAAATTGTCTTATTGGCTGATAGACTGCTGAGTGATATGCATCTTTTAGTTGATTATTCTTGGTTTAGAAAAGATCACAGAATTCTTTTCTTCATTCTTATCTATAACCCTTCAAGTATGTAATGATCTTTGATCATATAGTTTACATTAGATAAAGAAAATTAGCATAAGGCATACATATAAATTGTCATGTCCATATTTTGTCATGTCTTATAAATTTGCTGTCTGTATCATATCCTGTGTGTCCACATGCTCCATAACATTTGATCTAGGTAATCATTAATCGAGGTAAATGTCATTGCTACTTGTTATAATGTGGCATTCCTGAGCTATCTTGTGGGTGTTTTCTACAGTTTTCATTTGAATTCCTGCTCCAAAAACTTTGGGTTGATTATTTCTTCCCGTCTAGTTTCACTTGGAAAGGCTTTCCCCAGTAGTCTCGCTTGTGGGAATTACAATAGAAGAAATTTTGTATATGCTGTAATGATTACTGGTtttacaaatttaaaaatgatgctGTGGACAACGGTTTTGTTGAAACTGTTGTCCATAATAATGGTTTTGCAAAACTGAAGACCACTATTTATGATGGTGGTTTTAGACCAGACACTAACAAGTTCACCTTGCCATCAAAATTAAGGTTAGCTGGGACAGATAGAACCcagtttaaaatatatattagaaagaGAGTTATCTAGGGAAAGAATTTGTTTTGATGGTGATATTTGCTTTCTGGGTTCTTATATTACCTGGGGGAACCTTTGTTTGACTCTTGTCTTGGAAAATATCTCCCAAGGATGTTGGCATTCTGCTTATTTTTATGCTAAAAGTAAcctctttttttttgcttttttgacTTGGATATTCTGATTACCTTTCCTCAAATGAAAAAGCGTTGATCGCTggtaaatatatgattatttcttttaaattttatGCTTTCTGCTCGTCTCCTGTTTGCTCAGTGTTCAGACATCATATTGCAGGCAGGTTTAACTTCCATGAGGATTGGCTTACCATGGCTTCTTCTTCCTTTAAGAAATTATTGTAGTGTGATTGCGGAATTTGGTTTCTTCCATTCATTGCAGATTTTATGCTTCCGTTCTTTGTTTTTGCTTTATAATTGTGTGCAATTTTAGTTATCTATATGACCTGTGTGCTTGAGTTCATATTTATGCACAAATGCACAGTTCTTTCTAATACCTCCTGGATAGTTAAATATGTTATGTCCATTCCTTTATTGATGCTTATTTGGTGATAATGGTCAAACGGATAGGTTTCTGGTTGATTATTGGATTTGACAAAATGTTATCTTAAACCAAAATAGCTTAAGGAGCATGTGTCTCAGCAGCGCTTGCTGCTGAGTGGACATGTAAAAGTTTCACAAAATGTAGAAGACATTATATTTCATCATAATGCAAAATGACTGATaggttttgttaagttggctcaGTCAATGTAGTTAAAGGCACTAGGCACTAAAAGACGCTGAGGTGTCAAACAGACTCAACAGACCACTTCAATTAGGCTCGACCCAGACTGGATTTGGCTCCGGCACGCTCCTAAACTGCCTGGCACCTgggctcgggcctcacctcgtcTCGCCCAGGTGCCTAGGTGGCCGCCTAGTCACTGCTTTCGGTTATACATAAATGTGAGAAAATCATACACCTAATGATTCTACTGAACATGGTTGGACTGGATCATACATTTCAACATGTACCAGGCAATGATTAGTCAACTGCGTTGACTATCACATAGCATGTCAGTAATGATCATTTTGTTCAAGGTCATGGGTAAATCATATCTGTGCAACAAAATAGATTGTACATGGTTGTTGGTTGCTTATTATCTGCAGAATATATAGATAAGCTCAGCCGTCAAGCAACTGTATATGCTTTGTTAGAATTAATTGTTTGAAGTACTAGCAGAAGGTCTAATTTGTGCTCAACTAAACCCAATAATTGGTTCATGATACTTCACCAACAATCTTCCTTCCACAATTATAGCCCCACTGCTGAGAACCTCCTACAGCCACATCAACTGGGTTTGCATGAAATTGACTGGGTAATATGTATTGCCATCCTGATACTAGGGATTAAGACCTGCCTATTACTTCAGGTCAATTacttatcatgcataaaaaagaaCACAAATGTTGCACTGGACTCACCAATTGAGATGTCAATTTGGCTACATAATGTGGAAATTTTGGTTCCATGCATTCTGAGCCTGATGTTGGTTTTTGGTTATTCTTTTGCAAAAATCTGATTCATTTGTTTGTTATGATATTCTTATGAATTTTACCAATAGTGCGGGCCTATGGTTGATTTCCTTTAAATCTTCTTGAAACAAAGAGGTTGCTAAGTTCCAATACTTTGTTTAGCCTGTGTCATTCTCTAGGTGAAGATTTATCCTCTGAGAAATTTACATCGATAGTTATCATATTGCTGTCCCTTTGCAACTTTGGTTGTTTTGTCTTTTATGAACTGTATTTGCTATGTACTATGTACAGTGACAAGGGACAGTTTCATCTTTTCTGATTTGGTCCACTTGAATGAAGTATGAGCAGTTAAGAGATTGCAATCTTTGCAGGTGAAGTTTGTGAGACCCACTAGCTACTTTCTTCCAttctatttttaattttcttattccTTTTAGATGACCAGACCTTAGTGGACCAGTCGCATTACTACTTTGCATCCTCTCTTATGGCACTTGCATTATCACCAAGTATCTGCTATTAGTATAGTTCTTACTAATATTTCTGTGACCATTGTTTTCTTTATCTTCTTGGTTCGCTTTCTAAACCTCAATTTGGACTTGTTTACAAGTTTGATATTCTTTGCATCTTCATTTTTATAATCTTGCACTAATATTACTAATTATTGTCTAAAGAACCTTATGATAATGGAGTGTTGGCAAAACATGAATATTTAAGAAATCTAATCATTTTTTCAGCTCATTGCAATATGTTGATGAAATTTTCTTTCATCTTCACTGAAGTTTAAAAAATGGTAGATTGAGCGGATGAaggaatttaatttaaaaaaaatgaatggAACAAATGCATTTTTTTAACAGAGGCTTAgtgatgttatcataaacttcttGCTAGGTTAAATAGTGGGTTAGACTAGAATGTATAAAAGATTCCTAATGGAAACAAACAAAAAGGGTTGAAATGTAATATAAATATGATTTAACAGTGTCAAGATGTAAATTATGATGAGGCAAGCATGATGTGTGTCCTAATTAGTCTTCCATAAGCTATATAATCATGGTTGACTCGTGTGTGTAACTTTTGGGGTACCATGAGAAGTGAAGTGGACCAGTGCATTGGCTAAAGCTCGAAGGCTTCTTTCGGAGCATTTAGAGCCAGATCATCTCACCAAACTATACCCAGTGGTAACATAATGACTATCCTATGCAGCTACCAAATTAGATTGCTCATAAGTATCAGAAAGTGATTCATATCCAAGCTGCTATGATGTTTCAGTCATGGAAGATAGAGGCTAGAAAAtgatttttccctttttcttttggTAATTACTTGAACGTAATTAACTGAACATCCTGCTTAATGACTGACTAAATTCTAGTTTTTCATGAAAGTTGTGATCTTCTCAAGTCTCTGTCTTCACTGGGGAAAAAAGGCAAAAAAACTAGGTGTGGCCTGCTCCTAAAACACACTGCATGTGGTTGAACACATTTTATCTATGTATAACTCTTAAATTGTATATCAACATGGATGTCTCTTTTTTCATATTTTCTGTTGAGGTCCCAATCATATATTAATAGTTGGGTAGGAGTATTTATTGTTCTATCCAGTCTTTTATATTTGATAGCACAACATTTTAAGATTGACTGTTGCTTGTTCACCAAGTTTATGTATTGTCTTTCACCAAATCTAAGAGTAACTCTATATATGTTATTGATATCCTTGCAAatataaatttatgatatttttgttcACGGTATTCTGCTATTCATTATTTTTTGGTACTATTCGTACTTTAAGATTTTAGAGTAGATTGAATCCTGATGTCACTCTTGCGTTCTAATCCATTCATCTATAtctttggacttccaagaaagaaGAACAAAGATGTGTTGGAAATTAAGTTCTTGGTAAAACACTTTAAAGCAAGAGTTATGTCATAGCATCTCCCTATATCTTTAGGTATGTAAGATTAAATGGATGATCTCAGTTTAATTTGGTGGAGAAGACTTGGGTTGCAAGATCCAGACTCTCCCTGTGCATAGCACCTAAATAGGTGGAATCAAGACACATAAATCAAGCATTCCTAAATTATAAGAATATATCATAAAATGTACAAGCAC of Musa acuminata AAA Group cultivar baxijiao chromosome BXJ2-3, Cavendish_Baxijiao_AAA, whole genome shotgun sequence contains these proteins:
- the LOC135608174 gene encoding pentatricopeptide repeat-containing protein At3g14580, mitochondrial-like; the encoded protein is MNEARRPRVGRGFPLSKPSLAIAVLRRARYKTQRMDCKWLSQAVPYISHVDSRMVRISRYATSSFSKLNYMHDSDKLCMERLDHKDWLAPNEMLKIFRNVRNPELIINAFKKAARRIDYRPSEALYSLLIDRLAYSRKFAYVEDLLDKAKCEKCRLSDDFFYRLIKMYGNVANHPDKAIETLLKMPDFNCWPTVKTFNYVLNMLVNTRQFEVIHEVYLSAPRLGITLDTCCFNILIKGLCDCDKLDAAFSLLHEIPKQGCRPNATTYSTIMHYLCKHDEVSEALELCERMQKNGCHPDTIAFNILISGLCKQGRVSEGMEFLKTMKLKGCYPNSGTYQALLYGLLSAKKFVEAKDFMGIMISEGVKPSYSSYKLLICGLCRENLLTDAELVLEQMVHQGFVPRMGTWKMILACML